One stretch of Litoribrevibacter albus DNA includes these proteins:
- a CDS encoding lipase secretion chaperone has protein sequence MKTSLKVTVCGLVAAIAGLTMMTMSFEDQRALSGSKFSDNHNLNETEIVTSRVNIKDAVASLKSEEVASDNEGHQQVIEWQKKLPSQFQGTGVVGTLSVDEQGNLIVNAEAKQVLDYFFTAQDDASIEEITTWLEAYFSEQLESPAREQASRFLAQYIDYKTQLNELAVDQDVWGRLYDPGQLVTHSDLETLTKVFQEREALQSQVFDQTTQEALFGEENTYDALMLKRLQVSLSDGSEQEIQQQLTRLDQQLPQTQQAEREASQLAINHKDLAHKIEGNDSATQYQTYAQTYGDEAAARLIALAEKRKVFEQKRALVQEYRDALGDNAGTQALNDYMKYELGLSDGDIQRINTLEQIAK, from the coding sequence ATGAAAACATCTTTAAAAGTAACCGTATGTGGGCTGGTGGCAGCCATAGCCGGCTTAACAATGATGACAATGTCATTTGAAGATCAACGCGCGTTATCAGGTAGTAAGTTCAGTGACAACCACAATCTTAATGAGACGGAGATTGTGACATCTCGTGTGAACATTAAGGATGCTGTAGCCAGCCTCAAGTCCGAAGAAGTGGCTTCTGACAATGAGGGTCATCAGCAAGTCATCGAATGGCAAAAAAAGCTACCCTCGCAGTTTCAGGGAACCGGTGTGGTAGGTACGTTATCGGTCGATGAGCAGGGAAATTTGATTGTTAATGCCGAGGCCAAGCAAGTTCTGGATTATTTTTTCACCGCTCAAGACGATGCGTCCATTGAGGAAATTACCACCTGGCTTGAAGCCTATTTTTCTGAGCAATTGGAGTCGCCTGCGCGTGAGCAAGCCTCTCGTTTTTTAGCGCAGTACATCGATTATAAAACGCAATTGAATGAACTAGCGGTGGATCAGGATGTTTGGGGTAGGCTTTATGATCCTGGTCAGTTAGTGACTCATTCAGACCTTGAAACGTTAACAAAGGTATTTCAAGAGCGGGAAGCGTTGCAGTCTCAGGTGTTTGATCAAACCACACAGGAGGCTTTGTTTGGAGAAGAAAATACGTATGACGCGCTGATGCTGAAGCGTTTACAGGTCAGTTTGTCAGACGGTTCAGAACAAGAGATTCAACAACAGTTAACTCGTTTGGATCAGCAGTTACCCCAAACACAGCAAGCTGAGCGTGAGGCTAGCCAATTAGCCATTAATCACAAAGATCTTGCCCATAAGATTGAGGGCAATGATTCTGCTACTCAATACCAAACCTATGCTCAAACCTATGGTGATGAGGCTGCGGCTCGTCTTATTGCATTGGCTGAGAAACGCAAAGTGTTCGAACAAAAAAGAGCGCTTGTGCAGGAGTATCGAGATGCGTTGGGAGATAACGCCGGTACTCAAGCGTTGAATGACTATATGAAATATGAGTTGGGGCTGTCGGACGGTGATATCCAGCGAATCAATACCTTGGAACAGATTGCCAAATAA
- a CDS encoding esterase/lipase family protein produces MIYRLILVLSTLLFSQVSLAGAASTQYPIVMVPGAAAFDTALGIDYWYGITGKLRRYGAEVYVTNLSSIQSNEQRSEELIADLENILAITGAEKLNLIAHSQGALAARYAAAVMPDRIASVTTVFGMNRGTHFSNGFRSAIEEGSFLESVGAFLINNTFNFIEFLSGVPQDGSYNSEQRGQQSILALAEATDINKVAEFNRQYPQGLPSKDCMDNQNGTQGEVSSQYFVNQTVNGVRYYSWGGVKARTNWFDPLDSIFVTVVSLFVPSDFVWDGLVPNCGHGLGNGLKMNYKHNHFDAINQTMGLGHWFMDVPSLYLTHANRLKNQGL; encoded by the coding sequence ATGATTTATCGTTTAATCCTTGTTTTATCTACATTGCTGTTTAGCCAGGTGTCTTTGGCGGGTGCAGCGTCTACTCAATATCCTATTGTCATGGTGCCGGGTGCAGCTGCATTTGATACCGCGTTAGGCATTGATTATTGGTATGGCATTACGGGTAAATTGCGTCGTTATGGCGCGGAAGTGTATGTCACTAACTTGAGTTCGATTCAGTCTAATGAGCAGCGCTCAGAGGAACTGATTGCCGATCTGGAAAACATTCTGGCAATTACCGGAGCAGAGAAGCTTAACCTGATTGCTCACAGTCAGGGCGCATTGGCGGCTCGTTATGCGGCGGCGGTAATGCCTGATCGTATTGCGTCCGTAACCACTGTGTTCGGTATGAACCGGGGTACGCATTTCTCCAACGGTTTCCGCAGTGCGATTGAAGAAGGCAGCTTCTTGGAGTCAGTGGGAGCGTTCTTGATCAATAACACGTTCAACTTCATTGAGTTTCTGTCGGGTGTACCACAAGACGGCAGTTACAACAGTGAGCAACGTGGGCAGCAAAGTATTCTGGCATTAGCTGAAGCGACTGACATCAACAAGGTGGCCGAGTTTAACCGTCAATATCCACAAGGCTTGCCTTCGAAAGATTGTATGGATAACCAAAACGGTACTCAGGGTGAGGTGTCGTCTCAGTACTTTGTGAATCAAACCGTGAATGGCGTGCGTTACTACTCTTGGGGTGGTGTAAAAGCACGTACTAACTGGTTTGATCCATTGGATTCAATCTTTGTGACCGTGGTGTCTTTGTTTGTACCAAGTGATTTTGTGTGGGATGGCTTAGTGCCTAACTGTGGTCACGGCTTGGGTAACGGCTTGAAGATGAATTATAAGCACAATCACTTTGATGCGATTAACCAAACAATGGGCTTAGGACATTGGTTTATGGATGTGCCGTCTTTGTATTTGACGCATGCTAACCGTCTTAAGAATCAAGGTTTGTAA